A window from Streptomyces europaeiscabiei encodes these proteins:
- a CDS encoding WhiB family transcriptional regulator, with protein MTITVDRPLVSASSWSEAAACRGKDSEEFFADSEKTQRLMQGLCRGCPSRTSCLTDILEYEEGSYYMRWGVSGGLTAVQRRALRCEALLGNVPNWEQAGELASLAWRARMRPLRRGHLTAEEVAVELRRRYSVIAAPVTVRLAVWWLGDKGSVLPHRGRGDRRLLWELVRDESRTVVEELRSLGAGSRDVAAHLQVSVTALQQATRAWEAEDAAQDAKALEDVA; from the coding sequence ATGACCATCACAGTCGACCGTCCGCTCGTCTCGGCTAGCAGCTGGAGCGAGGCTGCGGCCTGCCGGGGCAAGGACTCGGAGGAGTTCTTCGCCGACTCGGAGAAGACTCAGCGGCTCATGCAGGGCCTGTGCCGGGGCTGCCCGTCCCGTACGTCCTGCCTGACCGACATCCTGGAGTACGAGGAGGGCTCCTACTACATGCGGTGGGGTGTCTCCGGCGGGCTGACGGCAGTTCAGCGGCGGGCCCTGCGCTGTGAGGCGCTCCTGGGGAACGTCCCGAACTGGGAGCAGGCCGGCGAACTGGCGTCGCTGGCTTGGAGGGCGAGGATGAGGCCGCTTCGCCGCGGGCATCTCACGGCCGAGGAGGTCGCCGTCGAGCTGCGCAGGCGGTACAGCGTGATCGCGGCGCCGGTGACGGTGCGGCTCGCGGTGTGGTGGCTGGGCGACAAGGGCAGCGTGCTGCCGCACCGCGGGCGAGGCGACCGCCGCCTGCTCTGGGAGCTGGTACGCGACGAGTCCCGGACCGTCGTCGAGGAACTCCGTTCCCTCGGGGCAGGAAGCCGGGACGTCGCCGCCCATCTGCAGGTGTCGGTGACGGCGCTGCAGCAGGCCACCCGCGCCTGGGAGGCCGAGGACGCCGCACAGGACGCGAAGGCGCTGGAGGACGTGGCATGA
- a CDS encoding DUF5131 family protein, producing MAETTTIEWTRNDDGTPGRTWNPATGCSKISAGCDNCYAETIAERFRGHAAFPHGFDVQVRANKVNDPLSWRKPTRVFVNSMSDLFHADISQEWIADIFGVMAAARRHTFQLLTKRHARMRSLLTDTGFVDSVRRRALGKGLPSDQWVWPLPNLWLGVSVENQQWADIRIRPLMQTPAAVRFLSCEPLLGPVKLHRGHTHCPVHDFAGGFCTGGCPDLIAPNWLITGGESGRKARPAHPDWFRSLRDQCQDYGIAYFHKQNGEWADRGRIDVAARASVDVWDEKRVLYVHPADGRTQGHGAWGVNDHLEGWATVQRVGKKAAGRELDGRTHDAFPAVGS from the coding sequence ATGGCTGAGACGACGACCATCGAGTGGACCCGCAACGACGACGGCACCCCCGGACGTACCTGGAATCCGGCAACGGGGTGTTCCAAGATCAGCGCGGGGTGCGACAACTGCTATGCCGAGACGATCGCCGAGCGGTTTCGGGGGCACGCTGCGTTCCCGCACGGTTTCGACGTCCAGGTCCGCGCGAACAAGGTCAACGACCCGCTGTCCTGGCGGAAGCCCACCCGCGTCTTTGTGAACTCCATGAGCGATCTCTTCCACGCGGACATCTCCCAGGAGTGGATCGCGGACATCTTCGGCGTGATGGCCGCCGCCCGCCGGCATACCTTTCAGCTCCTGACGAAGCGGCACGCCCGCATGCGGAGCCTGCTGACCGACACCGGTTTCGTCGACAGCGTCCGCCGCCGCGCGCTCGGCAAGGGCTTGCCCTCCGACCAGTGGGTGTGGCCGCTGCCGAACCTGTGGTTGGGCGTCAGCGTGGAGAACCAGCAGTGGGCCGACATCCGCATCCGGCCGCTCATGCAGACCCCGGCAGCCGTCCGCTTCCTGTCCTGCGAACCTCTCCTCGGCCCTGTCAAGCTGCACCGCGGACACACCCACTGCCCCGTCCACGACTTCGCGGGCGGATTCTGCACCGGCGGATGCCCCGACCTGATCGCCCCCAACTGGCTGATCACTGGCGGAGAGTCCGGCCGCAAGGCCCGTCCCGCCCACCCCGACTGGTTCCGCTCCCTGCGCGACCAGTGCCAGGACTACGGCATCGCCTACTTCCACAAGCAGAACGGCGAGTGGGCCGACCGAGGGCGGATCGACGTGGCCGCCCGCGCCTCCGTGGACGTCTGGGACGAGAAGCGGGTCCTGTACGTCCACCCGGCTGACGGACGCACCCAGGGACACGGCGCGTGGGGCGTGAACGACCACCTTGAGGGTTGGGCCACTGTCCAGCGTGTCGGGAAGAAGGCCGCCGGCCGGGAGCTGGACGGCCGCACCCACGATGCGTTCCCTGCGGTGGGTTCGTGA
- a CDS encoding RusA family crossover junction endodeoxyribonuclease, producing the protein MTESDQIPGITWQQVADITVYGVPAGQGRVSFMGKGRPAVHSNAKVLKPWRKDIITAAREATGAHGFADWDGTCAICQVVKQKHGLYADVPTRAVIAVTVPKPKTAPKRRRTWPITRSSTDIDHHARACLDSLSESGVIKDDSQITELTIRKVYPGEDPEALDEPGATIRLYILTGAAS; encoded by the coding sequence ATGACCGAGTCCGATCAGATCCCGGGCATCACCTGGCAGCAGGTCGCCGACATCACCGTGTACGGCGTTCCGGCCGGGCAGGGCCGCGTGTCCTTCATGGGGAAGGGCCGGCCCGCCGTGCACAGCAACGCGAAGGTCCTCAAGCCGTGGCGGAAGGACATCATCACGGCCGCCCGCGAGGCCACGGGGGCGCATGGGTTCGCCGACTGGGACGGGACCTGTGCCATCTGCCAGGTGGTGAAGCAGAAGCACGGCCTGTATGCGGACGTGCCCACCCGGGCGGTCATCGCGGTCACGGTGCCGAAGCCGAAGACCGCGCCGAAGCGGCGTCGGACCTGGCCGATCACCCGTTCGAGCACGGACATCGATCACCACGCCCGCGCCTGCCTGGACTCGCTGTCGGAGTCCGGGGTCATCAAGGACGACTCGCAGATCACCGAGCTGACGATCCGGAAGGTCTACCCGGGGGAGGACCCCGAGGCCCTGGACGAGCCCGGCGCGACCATCCGTCTCTACATCCTCACTGGAGCAGCTTCATGA